The Streptomyces sp. ALI-76-A nucleotide sequence TAACGGAGGCGCCCAAAGGTTCCCTCAGCCTGGTTGGTAATCAGGTGTTGAGTGTAAGTGCACAAGGGAGCTTGACTGTGAGACCGACGGGTCGAGCAGGGACGAAAGTCGGGACTAGTGATCCGGCGGTGGCTTGTGGAAGCGCCGTCGCTCAACGGATAAAAGGTACCCCGGGGATAACAGGCTGATCTTCCCCAAGAGTCCATATCGACGGGATGGTTTGGCACCTCGATGTCGGCTCGTCGCATCCTGGGGCTGGAGTCGGTCCCAAGGGTTGGGCTGTTCGCCCATTAAAGCGGTACGCGAGCTGGGTTTAGAACGTCGTGAGACAGTTCGGTCCCTATCCGCTGTGCGCGTAGGAATATTGAGAAGGGCTGTCCCTAGTACGAGAGGACCGGGACGGACGAACCTCTGGTGTGCCAGTTGTCCTGCCAAGGGCATGGCTGGTTGGCTACGTTCGGGAGGGATAACCGCTGAAAGCATCTAAGCGGGAAGCCTGCTTCGAGATGAGTATTCCCACCCCCTTTGAGGGGTTAAGGCTCCCAGTAGACGACTGGGTTGATAGGCCGGATCTGGAAGCCCAGTAATGGGTGGAGGTGACCGGTACTAATAGGCCGAGGGCTTGTCCTCAGTTGCTCGCGTCCACTGTGTTGGTTCTGAAACCACGAACAGCCCCATGCTCATGGTCACGGGTGTGGTGTGGCAGGTTCACAGTTTCATAGTGTTTCGGTGGTTATAGCGTGAGGGAAACGCCCGGTTACATTCCGAACCCGGAAGCTAAGCCTTACAGCGCCGATGGTACTGCAGGGGGGACCCTGTGGGAGAGTAGGACGCCGCCGAACAATTTTTGGGAAAACCCCCGTGCCTTTCGGCACGGGGGTTTTCTGCGTTCACGGGTCGTCTAGCCTCGATCTTTCGTGACGGTCCGCCGACGGAGTCGGTGGGCCGTTTCGCTTTCGGTGGCTGATGCCGGGCAGGCTGTGGGCCCGAGTGTCGCGTCGGGTGGGCGCCGGGTTCCACTGCTCCGGGTGGGGTGGTGCTACTCGCAGGGGTAGGGAAGCTGCTGGTCAGCCCGGGTTCGGCAGGAGTGCGAGCCGTGCGAGGGCGTCTGTGATCTCCCGGGTCCAGGGCCAGTGGCGGGCGAGGCGGAGGATGCGGCGCCGGCCGGTGGTGACGAGCTGGGCGGCTGCGGAGAACAGGCGGAAGCGGAGGCGGCGGGGTTCCCAGAGCCGGGTCTGGCCGGTCAGGGCGAGCATGGGCATCCAGGCCAGCAGGTCGAGAGCGATCTGGACGATCTCCAGCCAGACCTTGTTCTGTGCGGTGTCGTGCAGGGGCAGGTTCCGCAGGCCCGTCGCGCGGCAGCTCGGATGCGGTCCTCGGCCCGGGCCCGCAGCCGGTGACGGAGCTCGAGTTCGGCGATGGGACGGCCGGCGGTGTTGGTGGCAAAGCAGGTGATCCGCATGCCGTCCGCATCCGTGATTCTCAACTGGGCCCCGGGATGCGGCCGTTCCTTGCGGACGATCAGCCGCATGCCCTTCGGCCAGCCCTCAAGCAGGTCGCCGGTGAGTTCAGCGACCCAGGCCCCGTCGCGGACCTCGCCGCCGGTCTCGACGGCCGGCGTCCATGCCGATGCCGGGATCTTCAGAACGTGCTGGTGAATGGCCTCGGTGATCACCATGCCGACCGAGTAGGACAGCCAACGCCCGCGCTGGGCGAGCCAGGCGACGAACTCGTGGGTGCCGCCCGCGGAATCGCAGCGGATCAAGGTCTGTCGCCCGCGCCGGTACTTCGTGGGCAGCTGGGCGAGGGAGAGGCGGGCGGCCTCGATGTGGTCGGCGGCCGTGTTCGAGCCCGCGTTGCCCGCCCTCAGAAGGCAGGCGACAGGTTCACCGGTGCCACCGGGGCCGTGGTCGACGAAGCCCATCAGCGGGTGGTGACCGTAGGTCTTCTTCCAGGTCGGGGCGGCGTCCTGCTTGTCCGAGTGGGCGATGACCAGCACTCCGTCCAGATCCACGGTGACTTGCCCACCGGCGTCCGGAGCCCGGTCGCGGGCCAACGTCCAGACCCGGACGCGGACTTCGGACCGGGCCGCGCGGATGGCGGTCAGTGCCTTCTCGCTCGAGGCGGCAAGGGTGTCGATCAGGCGGGAGACCGTCGGGTCGGAGGCGACCGGCCCGAACACGGCCGGCTCGGCCCGCAGCGTTGCGATGTCGGCGAGACAGTCCCCGCCGAGTGCGACCGCCAGCGCGACGTCCAGGAGGATCTTGGCCGGGTCGTGGACGGCCCGCGGCTTCCGCCACGGAGCAAGCGCTGAGGACAACACCCGGTCGAGACCGGCTTTGCGGACCGTTTCGACCAGCAGGACGGACCCGGCCTGGGAGAAGACCTGACGGCCGTCACCCTGAACACGCACAAGGGGATAGGAACCTATAGGCTGCTTCACCTGGAAAGTGCCTCTGGTTTCAGCGGGAACAAGGACCTCGACAATCCTCATTCTTGCTGGTCAGGGGCACTTTTTGCTGAGCTGACCACCTGCCGGACAGCCTGCTTCATGAAAGCGCGAGGCTAGGGTCTGAGATATGCGCTATGACCTTGTCATCTTCGACAACGACGGTGTCCTCGTCGACAGCGAACCCCTCTCCAACGAGCTCCTGGCCGGCTATCTGACCGAGCTCGGGCATCCGACCTCGTACGAGGACTCCCTGCGCGACTACATGGGGGCCGCCATGCACCGCGTACACGATCTGGTGGAGGAGCGGACCGGGCGGCGGTTGCCGGAGGACTTCGATGATGTCTTCCATGGGCGGGTGTTCGCCGCGTTCGAGCGGGAGTTGGAGCCGGTGGCAGGGGCCGTCGGGGTGCTGGAGAAGCTGGCCGCCGACGGGGTGCGCTACTGCGTGGCGTCCTCCGGGAGCCATGAGCGGATTCGGGTCGGGCATCGGAAGACCGGGCTGGACCGGTGGTTCGACGACGGGCGGATCTTCAGCTCGCAGGATGTGGGGCGGGGGAAGCCGGCGCCGGACCTGTTCCTGTACGCGGCCGAGCGGATGGGCGTCGAGCCGGCGCGGTGTGCGGTGGTCGAGGACAGTCCGCTGGGGGTACGGGCGGCCGTCGCGGCCGGGATGGACGTGTACGCGTTCACCGCCATGACGCCGGCCGACAGGCTCGTAGGAGCTACTCGGTTCTTCTCGGACATGGGGGAGTTGGCTGACCTGCTGGGGGCGGGCTGAGGCGGGAGGGGGTGGGCGCCAGGCGACCGGCGCCTGGCGGGGGACGGCCCTTGGCGTCGGGTGCGGAACATGAAGCTGAGGAGAATTCATCTTTGGCTGGATCTACCCACGAGTACGCCGGGGCCCTACGCT carries:
- a CDS encoding HAD family hydrolase — protein: MRYDLVIFDNDGVLVDSEPLSNELLAGYLTELGHPTSYEDSLRDYMGAAMHRVHDLVEERTGRRLPEDFDDVFHGRVFAAFERELEPVAGAVGVLEKLAADGVRYCVASSGSHERIRVGHRKTGLDRWFDDGRIFSSQDVGRGKPAPDLFLYAAERMGVEPARCAVVEDSPLGVRAAVAAGMDVYAFTAMTPADRLVGATRFFSDMGELADLLGAG